TTGTTCGATTCTTCCAGATATGTTATTGACTTGTTCGTTTTTGCATATGATTCGTATTGATGTTTTGCTTTTGTGAATAACAGATGCAGATCTTCGTTAAAACTCTCACCGGAAAGCTCCGACACCATCGACAATGTTAAGGCCAAGATCCAGGACAAGGAGGGAATCCCACCCGATCAGCAGAGGCTTATCTTCGCCGGAAAGCAGCTCGAGGACGGTCGCTGACTACAACATCCAGAAGGAGTCGACCCTCCACTTGGTTCTCAGGCTACGTGGTGGTATGCAGATCTTCGTCAAAACCTTAACCGGAAAGACAATCACCCTTGAAGTGGAGAGGGAATCCCACCGGACCAGCAGAGGTTGATCTTCGCCGGCAAGCAGCTTGAAGACGGCAGAACATTGGCCGACTACAACATTCAAAAGGAGTCTACACTTCACACGTCAAGGCCAAGATCCAAGACAAGGAAGGCATCCCTCCAGACCAGCAGCGTCTCATCTTCGCTGGCAAGCAGCTTGAGGATGGTCGCACCTTAGCCGACTACAACATCCAGAAAGAGTCCACTCTTCACTTGGTGTTGCGTCTCCGTGGTGGCTTTTAAGACTCTCGTCTTGTGTCGTATCATACAAAACAACAatgtctctttttcttttaaaaacttCTCATGGTTTGTGCGTGTCTGAGGCCTTACAAAGTGCCTTATAAATAATCAATGAACACTGGTTTGGTTCCTTTAGTTTCTCTTGGAATTTCTCGATATTGGAATTTATCCTCATTGCTATCGTTTGTATCtgcatttatattataaaagtgctttgttgtttgaaatgttATGCCTTACAGTGAACAAGAGAAGATGCGGCGGGACATACTCAATGGGTTGTGTAGCTTTTTACTTTTGAAATCTTACGTCTCTTGAATTTGTTCGGAGATACATGAGAAGCTTTATTGCATTGTCTACTCAGTCGTCGTCTCTTCATTGTGGTTAATTGAGAGATGTTGTGCTGATCATTTAAGTGGGTTGCTTACATTGATGAGCTTGGAAGGGTAGCATTTTGGTATACTTGTCGTTGCAAAAATCATGTCAAGTATTGATGAGCTTATAATCTTTTAAATCTCTTAGTTTGTTTCTCTTTCCTTCTGTGATAAAGGTTTACTCGACTCATTGCTGACTGAAGTCAAGAGCTTCGGAGTGAGCTCAAACAAGTCCGAGATGAACCGTGAACGTGATCGCCAGGTTGCACAGTCACAGAAGCTGGCTGATGAGATACTCAAGTATTAAGAGAGTGTTGGAAAGTCATCTAATGAACTAGACATTTTGATTGTAAAATCAGTATCATTGGAGGTTAGTTCAGAAGTAAAACTTTTGACTCCTTGTGTTATATTCAGTTGTCTGAATATACCAGTCTTATGGTGCAGGAAACATGTTCCTCGCAAAAAGAGCGTATAAAAATGTGGGAGCAGGAATTAACTTTTGCTAATGGTGTGATCCGATTGGTTCGTTACATTGACTTTTAATGTGCTTTCTACCGATGGTAGATGCGTCTATGTCTCTTACTATGACGGAGTTtgaggataaaaaaaaacatatgcatGAGCTGCAAGACCGCCTTGCAGACACGGAGCGTCAACTTTTCGAAGGAGAGGTGTTGAGGAAGAAGCTTCACAACACCATTCTTctaagtatatataatttagcTACATGTTAAGTTCCAGCAGCTTTCTCTATGTGCGCTAAACAAAGCTTTTATTTCAGGAACTGAAAGGAAACATACGTGTGTTCTGCCGACTGCGCCCCTTGCTACCGGATGATGGAGGACACCAAGAGGCCAGCGTCATTGCTTACCCTAGATCATCTGAATCTCTTGGGAGAGGCATTGATGTGGTCCAAAGTGGTAAATTCAGTGACTCACCTAATTTACTTTGCTCAAGTAGGATATTTCGTTTTTCATGCCTTGTGCTCTATTTGGGTTCTCAGGGTAACAAGCATCCTTTCACACTTGACAAGGTTTTCGACCATGGAGCTTCTCAGGAGGAAGTATTCTTTATCGCAACTTGTTCAAAGCGCATTGGATGGCTACAAGGTTTGTTATCTTCTTATTCTGACTATCTTGTAGATCCTTTGGTAAATGATCTTTCTTTTGTCATTTGTATCTGACAACACTTTGACTGATCTTTCTTTTGTCATTTGCCTGCCTTAAATCTTTGTGGACATAAGTTTGTATTTTTGCATACGGCCAAATAGGTTCTGGCAAAACCTATACCATGATGGGCAGGCCTGAAACGCCAGAGCAGAAGGGACTGATCCCTCGTTCGCTTGAACAAATGTTCAAAACGAGCCAGTCTCTTAGTGCACAAGGCTGGAAATACAAGAGGCGTGTATCTATTTTTCCCAGAATggtgaaacatttgtttaatgcTTTGATTGCTAGCGCTGTTTCTTATTGGATTTTTAACATAAAACCCCCTCAATTAAGTTTATTTCGGGTATAAACCCCTAAATTAAAGATTCAACGGAAAAACCCTCAACCTAAGAAATGGTAACGAATTGGCCCCTCTGTTACTTAGCCAcgttaaaattttgaaaacctcCGTTAGTTGAAACACATCGTTTAGTGTCAAAAGAAAAACGACCCGTCTTTCCTCTTCTTCATATCTGAGACTCGAAAATTTCCAAATATaaattagggttcttcaaaattttgagtttatatCTGTTCCTCAAGTTAAAGCTTTTGTTTTCATCTTCCCCAGTTAGGTTTTAGTTTTCGTAATTAAACGTACGGTGTTGGTTTCAACTGATTTTGTTCTCGAAAAGTTTATGTTGCTTGAGAGTTTTAGAACCAAGTCTAAAAGTGATGCTGTGTGTTGTAGCTTGCATCTTTTAACATCATTGTGGTTCAAGGACTGTCATTGTGGTCGTAGCTCTCGAGATTGAACTTTGATTAAATCCTTcaagagaagaagtggaagcAAGGAAGCTTGCCACACAAGAAaatgaacaagaagaagaattgACCAAGGAGTCCCGTCGAAAAAGAATAAAGAAGTGGAAGCAAGAGATTGCTTACCACCCAAGGAAAGAAGAAGAGGCAAAAGCCAACtaaactctcttctctctctacataaacacaaaagaaacgTGAAAGAGTAAAGAGAAAGAGCAAGCTTGTGTTAAGATGAAacacaagtaaacaaaaacagAGTGTGAGTGGTGTAAAACAGAGTGAGGGTGAGAGAAGCTCACCAAGTATgaacaagagaagaaagagaggctGGCCGTGAGAATTGTGCAGTGTGAGAGGTCAAGCCAAGAGAAAAAGTTCAACAGTAGCTTGTTCTAGGACTATCATCATTGTGGTTTAAGTGACGTTTTTAACTGGTAGTTATGACATTTGATAgtgtttcaagttttgtttttaacttgTTTTTCTACTGTTGCTGTGTTTGACGAGTTGATTAACAACATGACCCTGTAAGAAAATATGTCTTGCACTTGTCGTtggaagaaacaaataaaatgacCCTTCAAGACACATAGCAACAAGCAAACATAGTTCACTTTATTTTAATGGTTCTAACGACCATAACCTGAGCTATaacaaaacaccaaaacatGGTAAAACATGGTACAGATGAGCTTAATCGTAGTTAATCTGAAACACCAAAACATAGATTCTAAAGCTGAgttccaaaattaaaaacagaaaaacagCAAGTTCTTAGATGAGCCAACTTCAAGTGTGCTTAAGGTGATGTGAGTTCAGTGGCGATCAAAAGTGTAACTAGGATTAAGttcatttgaagttttgaaccatatatatacataacttCAACTCTGTCACCAGACTATAAGTCACCCTCTCCCGAACTTAGAGTCTCTCAAACTCTCACAATCACCAAATGAAACTCAAAACTCTTCTCTTtaaaaaattagggtttatcaTCCTATTCTCTCGTGGAATTTTTAAGACACTTAAGAATgtaaaattaaatgataaacaaCATGACATTTTGTTTAAACATCGTACTGTTTTATTGACAAATCATATTGTTTTAAGACATTTCCAAATAGCGGCGTTTGGTTTTAACGTGACGAGTAACGGAGGGGCCAATTCATTACAATTACTTAGGTTGGAGGttttttcattgaatttttAGTTCAGGGGTTTATACCCAGAATAAACTTAATTGGGGGGCTTTTATGTTAAAAATCCTTTCTTATTTTAAGTTCATTTGTGTTCTTTCTTTTACCACCAGGCAATAAACAAAAGCTTTGAGTGATGTTATATTTGCATTGGCAAAGAAAGAGGATTATGTTCCTTTCAGAAACTAGAAGTTGACATATCTGCTACAGGTTAGTGACTCTTGAATCATTCTGCACATAGTGGGTCTATCTGGATCATTCTAACAAAGGagaatcgtttttttttctttgtgtgtGACAGCCATGTTTAGGAGGTGACTAAGAGACTTTAATGTTTGTTAACATATCCCCGGATCTAaattctagaccctaaacccaaactagCTAAACCCAAACTGTATattttaaacccaaatcctagatcTTAAACCTAAATTATatatcttaaacccaaatcataaatcctaaatccaaatcatatatcctaaacttaaatcttaaacccaaactttaaatattttatagtttagttAGTGAAGATTTAAACTTAAAAGTAccggtaaaccctaaaccttaaaatgattttattatgttttcttaACGTCAACTTCCGCTGGctacaaatatttattcatcTAAGTTTGTTTCAGGCTTTTAAACAATCACTTTCGATGTATTAAACAATttgtatatgattttttattttaaaaaataattagacaACGAATTGTCAGATATTTAGCGAACTCCTCAACTCTACCACATATTACGAGTTATTATACatagctttaaaaaaaatagtggaCACATTTTTTTTTCGTATATAACACGACTAAACGAAAGCTCTATTACAGTGTTTGAATTGGTCTAAGAAGTGTtcctttgattattttaaaaatccatttgttaatttttttttttgagaaagccatttgttaatttttaaatctactCTTCGGTTAGTGATCAATTAACAATGACAATGAccgaaaaaaaatactattttaaaccTGTAATATCCGTAGGTGCACTAGCTACCTTTCCATACGAATGTTAGTGTTAATATTCATGTCTAAATTAATTAGTCAACGACTTGTAAAGATGATAAGTCAACTCATCTACTTTTCAACATTTTCGGAGATGTTCTCTACGAGTGTAAAGTTGTctatgattaatatttttttattatatatgttctcTACGAGTGTAAAGATGTCTATGATTAATATCttttattactaaaatcaaTTGGTAAAAAGTAGGACGCTAAAATATccgtaaattttgatttaattcgttttgtttttattcGAACTAAAAATTTCAGATATTCGTAATCCTAcaaaacaaatactaatatgcaacatccataaaaaatgaaacaaatcacaaatactaatattttaggAACGGATACCCGATCCAatcatatatatgcatatatatacatatatatttaaagaattatatgtaacttatataaatattatattttgtataagttttacagtttttatttattatattagttattagaatttttttaaaagtaaatatttttttggtaataaaaatagtattttatattgttttggatatttatttatttatttgtcgaATCGAATCGGATATCCGgttaaaatcaacaaaaatcTGAATATCTAGAACACCAAATATTCAGGTGGCTACAAATCGAGTTGGATAATTAATTATTCGGACGAAAGGATCATGAATGCCTCTGTaaacccggatatccgatccgtgcTCAGCCCTAGTGAGACCTGTCCATTCTTTTTGTCTGACCATGGATAAGCATAATGATGTTTGGGTTCTTGATGGAGCTGACTTGTTAGGCCCCTGCTTCATCGCGTTTTGTTTGAGCAGGAAAGCTCATGTATCTTCATCCAAGGCAATGAAGCTGTGTGAGTGATGAAGAGCATCCTGGAGACTTATGGTTGGTTTTGTGTAGAGCTCCTCGCGAAACATGCAATTAACCTAGAGTGCGTTGCGAATTGCTTCAACGGCAGTACCGTTTGAAACGTGTACCTCgaaaactataactttgaatTTTTCTATACTCTCTGTCTTTTGGACTTTGGGACATCTTCCATAAGTCCGTAACGGAAATCCATTTTCTGATAAACATCGTGTACTGCTTCAGAAATTGGGTTGATAACTCGCAAAAACTATGAGTCTTTGGTGAGTCATGAGAACCAAGTTCTCTGCTGAGTCTTTCCACAAATATCTGGCAATATTCAGCGTCCTTCTCCTCGTGGGTAAAATGCGCTCGTCTCATGGCGATGCTGAAGGCTGTGACATGATTGCTAGAATCGGAGTCTTCTCAGTAGGATGGGTCGGACCCGGAATTTATCAGTTTGGTGAACCTTCACATAATTAATTTCCTTTGCAAAGGGTCTTCATGGCAGCTAGCACGCGTCCGAGCTCGTTGTGTTATGTATCTTGGAATTGATGGCTTGGACCCCACTCTACAAGTCGGCGACTTGCCTCTTGGTTTC
This genomic interval from Brassica napus cultivar Da-Ae chromosome A6, Da-Ae, whole genome shotgun sequence contains the following:
- the LOC106427205 gene encoding kinesin-like protein KIN-14D, giving the protein MCFLPMVDASMSLTMTEFEDKKKHMHELQDRLADTERQLFEGEVLRKKLHNTILELKGNIRVFCRLRPLLPDDGGHQEASVIAYPRSSESLGRGIDVVQSG